The Caulobacter sp. FWC26 genome contains a region encoding:
- a CDS encoding ATP-binding protein → MVAILSIVVTSVATAAAFIFVRESAADTQKRHLAEYVGERVKTEDRLFSDLVRVHDAAAEALTRRLDLAGGAGDLAEFERLYPKSSDGTRRSAPALFDGVRVGSRYVHGLGGYLRDADAMSRAEQTLFVAAADVVAATGEAQIRHYDNFYFFTPQTRLVMYGPKRSDKLLYYRRDAPNTLDISNEEMVTLTLPENNPDRVMKCTKLRRLISDPTGRGLNAACMTPFYYKGRFMGAFGTSLSLDSYLLRAVAEALPGGSNMIVSSDGELVVAQGLARNGVVDVDALYRFERNNALKALVGRIRAERRDVGVVLSPDGQRLVAYGRLVEPDWWFLMSFPSSDLVWSSLKTASWVLLFGFLGVLLQVLLLRRLTHQMVGAPLEALAEAQQQGDPEAALPFEARPDEIGSLARALRRQRERNEELLRSLEQRVAARTAELERANQAKSVFLANMSHELRTPLNGVIALGDRLAEEQDPQRRRELAALVTSSGRLLEQVLGDILDVSKIEAGQFQLNPAPFDLVQLVRGMAELHAAAAEAKNLSLRWSVSSEAEGTYDGDAGRISQILSNLLANAVKFTHQGEVSLDVDRRGEALCFVVRDTGVGFDQEVRDRLFKRFVQADQSITRQFGGTGLGLSICAALAEMMQGSITAEATPGQGARFEVRLPLPRCERVADAVAEEPREISLEGLRVLVAEDHPTNRKVVEIVLEPFGVDLTVVEDGKAALDAFEPGRFDAVLMDMQMPVMDGLSATRAIRAREKAAASEPILVVMLTANAMEEHVAAAHAAGADLHLAKPLHPARLLEALARARR, encoded by the coding sequence CGTGAGGGTCCATGATGCGGCGGCGGAGGCGTTGACTCGCCGCCTGGATCTCGCGGGGGGCGCGGGCGACCTCGCCGAATTCGAACGGCTCTATCCCAAATCGAGCGACGGCACGCGGCGGTCGGCGCCGGCGTTGTTCGACGGCGTGCGGGTGGGCAGCCGCTACGTCCATGGGCTGGGCGGCTATCTTCGCGACGCCGACGCCATGAGCCGCGCCGAACAGACCCTGTTTGTGGCGGCAGCCGATGTGGTCGCGGCGACCGGCGAGGCGCAGATCCGGCACTACGACAACTTTTACTTCTTCACGCCGCAGACCCGCCTGGTGATGTACGGCCCCAAGCGTTCCGACAAGCTGCTCTATTATCGGCGGGATGCGCCCAACACGCTGGACATCTCGAACGAAGAGATGGTCACCCTGACACTTCCGGAGAACAATCCGGACCGGGTGATGAAATGCACCAAGCTCAGGCGTCTGATCTCCGACCCCACCGGTCGAGGCCTGAACGCCGCCTGCATGACGCCCTTCTACTACAAGGGGCGGTTCATGGGGGCCTTCGGCACAAGCCTGTCGCTGGACTCTTACCTGCTGCGCGCGGTCGCCGAAGCTTTGCCGGGCGGTTCCAACATGATTGTCTCCAGCGATGGCGAACTCGTGGTCGCACAAGGTCTGGCGCGCAACGGCGTCGTGGATGTGGACGCCCTCTACCGGTTCGAGCGCAACAATGCGCTGAAGGCTTTGGTTGGCCGAATTCGGGCTGAAAGGCGCGACGTCGGCGTCGTGCTGTCTCCCGATGGTCAGCGGCTGGTGGCGTATGGCCGCCTGGTGGAGCCCGACTGGTGGTTCCTGATGAGCTTTCCCTCAAGCGATCTCGTCTGGTCTTCGCTGAAGACGGCGTCCTGGGTCCTGCTGTTCGGGTTCCTGGGGGTATTGCTGCAGGTGCTGCTCCTGCGCCGCCTGACCCATCAGATGGTTGGCGCGCCGCTGGAAGCGTTGGCCGAGGCCCAGCAGCAGGGCGATCCGGAGGCGGCTCTACCGTTCGAGGCGCGGCCGGACGAGATCGGCTCCCTGGCCCGCGCCTTGCGCCGCCAGCGCGAACGCAACGAGGAACTGCTGCGCTCGCTCGAGCAGCGGGTGGCGGCGCGCACGGCCGAACTTGAGCGCGCCAACCAGGCCAAGTCGGTCTTTCTGGCCAACATGTCCCACGAACTGCGCACGCCGCTGAACGGTGTGATCGCCCTCGGCGACCGTCTGGCCGAGGAGCAGGATCCTCAGCGGCGCCGCGAACTGGCGGCGCTGGTGACTTCGTCCGGGCGGCTGCTGGAGCAGGTGCTGGGCGACATTCTCGATGTGTCCAAGATCGAGGCCGGCCAGTTCCAGCTCAATCCAGCACCGTTCGATCTGGTCCAACTGGTGCGGGGGATGGCCGAGTTGCACGCCGCGGCGGCCGAGGCCAAGAATCTGAGCCTGCGCTGGTCGGTCTCGTCCGAGGCTGAGGGGACCTATGACGGTGACGCCGGCCGCATCAGCCAGATCCTCTCCAATCTTCTGGCCAACGCAGTGAAGTTCACGCACCAGGGCGAGGTCTCCCTGGATGTGGATCGCCGGGGCGAGGCCCTGTGCTTCGTCGTCCGCGACACCGGCGTCGGCTTCGACCAGGAGGTTCGTGACCGCCTGTTCAAGCGCTTCGTGCAGGCCGACCAGTCGATTACCCGTCAGTTCGGCGGTACGGGCCTTGGGTTGTCCATCTGTGCGGCCCTGGCGGAGATGATGCAGGGATCGATCACGGCCGAGGCGACACCGGGGCAAGGCGCGCGGTTCGAGGTGCGCCTTCCGCTGCCCCGCTGCGAACGGGTCGCCGACGCGGTCGCCGAGGAGCCCCGCGAGATTTCGCTGGAGGGGCTGCGGGTGCTGGTGGCCGAGGACCATCCCACCAACCGCAAGGTGGTCGAGATCGTGCTCGAACCTTTTGGTGTGGATCTGACCGTGGTCGAGGACGGTAAGGCGGCGCTGGACGCCTTCGAGCCCGGTCGTTTCGACGCAGTGCTGATGGACATGCAGATGCCGGTGATGGACGGCCTGTCGGCGACGCGGGCGATCCGGGCGCGGGAGAAGGCGGCGGCGTCCGAGCCCATCCTGGTCGTGATGCTGACGGCCAACGCCATGGAGGAGCACGTGGCCGCCGCCCACGCCGCAGGAGCGGATCTGCACCTGGCCAAGCCGCTGCATCCGGCGCGGTTGCTGGAGGCCCTGGCGCGGGCGCGGCGCTAG
- a CDS encoding LysR family transcriptional regulator, with protein sequence MSRWDGIDEFVATAEAESFSHAARRLGLSTSGVSRAVATLEERLQTRLLYRTTRRVSLTDAGRAFLARARRLIAERDEALASVGEDDGEPRGLLRMTCSMAYGERFVAPAVNRFMLVHPKLSIEIDLDDAVRDIVSEGFDLAIRFGRLTDSRLIAKRLASRTRRLCAAPSYLAQAGTPQTIADLAHHACILGAAETWPFRDGEREIAFKPQGRWRCNSGQAVLDAALLGFGVCQLPNFYVDSAIAEGRLVPLLEPNRPADEGVWAVYPHLRLLPAKVRLLVEHLEVALGG encoded by the coding sequence ATGAGCCGCTGGGACGGGATCGACGAGTTCGTGGCGACGGCCGAGGCCGAGAGCTTCTCTCACGCCGCGCGTCGGCTGGGCCTTTCAACCTCAGGGGTAAGCCGTGCGGTCGCCACGCTTGAGGAACGACTGCAGACCCGTCTGCTCTATCGCACCACACGCAGGGTCAGCCTGACCGACGCCGGCCGCGCCTTCCTCGCACGCGCCCGTCGGTTGATCGCCGAGCGTGACGAGGCCTTGGCGTCTGTGGGCGAGGACGACGGCGAGCCGCGGGGCCTGCTGCGGATGACCTGCTCCATGGCCTACGGAGAGCGCTTCGTGGCGCCAGCGGTGAACCGCTTCATGCTGGTTCATCCCAAGCTGTCCATCGAGATCGACCTCGACGACGCGGTCCGCGACATTGTCAGCGAGGGTTTCGACCTGGCGATCCGCTTTGGCCGCCTCACCGACAGCCGCCTGATCGCCAAGCGCCTCGCCTCGCGCACCCGTCGCCTATGCGCGGCGCCGTCCTATCTCGCGCAGGCGGGAACGCCGCAGACGATCGCCGATCTCGCGCACCACGCCTGCATCCTGGGGGCGGCGGAGACCTGGCCGTTCCGGGATGGTGAGCGCGAGATCGCCTTCAAGCCGCAAGGACGCTGGCGCTGCAACAGCGGCCAGGCCGTACTGGACGCAGCCTTGCTGGGGTTCGGGGTCTGCCAGCTGCCGAACTTTTACGTCGACAGCGCCATCGCCGAGGGCCGCTTGGTCCCGCTGCTCGAACCCAACCGGCCAGCCGACGAAGGCGTATGGGCGGTCTACCCGCACTTGCGGCTTCTGCCGGCCAAGGTCCGGCTTCTGGTCGAACATCTGGAAGTCGCGCTGGGCGGCTAA
- a CDS encoding RNA methyltransferase — translation MTDAADFKPIPPCVILNEPQLAENIGSVARVMANFGLSDLRLVRPRDGWPQERAWASASGASWPLDDAKVFDNLEAAIADLKLVYATTARPRETRLPVYTPRESAGHLADEVAQGRAVGLLFGGERAGLETHDIALCQAIVSIPIDERFRSLNLAQAVSINAYEWKMTQDDRPWKKFEQNVEEPADQAALLGLYEHLEDELEKAGFYHPPEKKPSMVRNLRVPLARARLSDQEVRTFRGVITALSRGRGRVLAKLAEKAVKNDVP, via the coding sequence ATGACCGACGCCGCCGACTTCAAGCCCATTCCGCCCTGCGTGATCCTCAACGAGCCTCAACTGGCCGAGAACATCGGTTCGGTGGCGCGGGTGATGGCCAATTTCGGGCTTTCGGACCTGCGTCTGGTGCGGCCGCGCGACGGCTGGCCGCAAGAGCGGGCCTGGGCCAGCGCCTCGGGCGCCAGCTGGCCGCTGGACGACGCCAAGGTGTTCGACAACCTGGAAGCGGCGATCGCCGACCTCAAGCTGGTCTACGCCACTACGGCCCGGCCACGCGAGACGCGCCTGCCGGTCTACACGCCGCGAGAAAGCGCCGGTCACCTGGCTGACGAGGTCGCCCAGGGGCGCGCCGTGGGGCTGCTGTTCGGCGGCGAGCGGGCGGGGCTGGAGACCCACGACATCGCGCTCTGCCAGGCCATCGTGTCGATCCCGATCGACGAGCGCTTCCGGTCACTGAACCTGGCTCAGGCGGTGTCGATCAACGCCTACGAATGGAAGATGACCCAGGACGATCGGCCCTGGAAGAAGTTCGAGCAGAATGTCGAGGAGCCCGCCGATCAGGCCGCGCTGCTGGGGCTGTACGAGCATCTCGAGGACGAGCTGGAGAAGGCGGGCTTCTACCATCCGCCGGAGAAGAAGCCGTCGATGGTGCGCAACCTGCGGGTTCCGCTGGCGCGCGCCCGCCTGTCGGATCAGGAGGTCCGCACCTTCCGGGGCGTGATCACCGCGCTCAGCCGCGGGCGCGGCCGGGTGCTGGCCAAGCTGGCCGAGAAGGCGGTCAAGAACGACGTTCCTTAA
- a CDS encoding host attachment protein: MNPDAITLVVVADGRRARLLEQRRIDGPLHDRPEWLSDVKEHHDHGAPSHITHSGDAHDRAEKAFLTNLAKRVDAVLAHNTVDQVVLIAPPRALGHLRGALSSAAAKKVIGSDAHDRVDATIITLESVVHAARHAHAA, from the coding sequence ATGAACCCTGACGCCATCACCCTGGTCGTTGTCGCCGACGGCCGCCGCGCTCGCCTGCTGGAGCAGCGGCGCATCGACGGGCCGCTGCATGACCGCCCCGAGTGGCTCTCGGACGTCAAGGAGCACCACGACCACGGCGCGCCCAGCCACATCACCCACAGTGGCGACGCCCACGACCGCGCCGAGAAGGCGTTCCTGACGAATCTGGCCAAACGCGTCGACGCCGTGCTGGCGCACAACACCGTCGATCAGGTGGTCCTGATCGCCCCGCCGCGCGCTCTGGGTCATCTTCGCGGAGCCCTGTCGTCCGCCGCCGCCAAGAAGGTGATCGGCTCGGACGCGCATGATCGCGTGGACGCCACGATCATCACGCTGGAAAGCGTCGTTCACGCCGCGCGTCACGCCCACGCCGCCTGA
- a CDS encoding DUF1254 domain-containing protein, translating into MNRRELLAMAGALGLSPAFVSAVQAAEGDATAARDAYLYALPLIEMATTRARLLKSPGAAINTLTHTRTLSDHKARWVTTPNNDTLYSSAFLDLTKGPATLTIPPLGKRYYSVAVMDMFTNNNVVLGTRTVGGEGGTFTLVGPGQASTGPNPTRIATPHAWLLIRTLTDGGDDLPAAHKAQDGFLLKGATPGPVAAYAARDAKPADYFATARALLASDPAPPTDLKILKRTAAFLGAGPFDEAAAAGGVEQARMITIFARGRQTFVNGWSYPRANLGDYGQDYLYRAIVALQGLGALPVAEAMYMKAAGDDGSGTFTGDGPYRLTMPAQLPLDGFWSLSMYEATADGQFFFTDNPLHRYTIGDRTQGLKRNADGTLDLWIGRTDPGGDKTANWLPAPQSGPFALYLRAYLPRPEMLDGRFRFPAVVKA; encoded by the coding sequence ATGAACCGTCGGGAACTGCTGGCCATGGCCGGCGCGCTGGGCTTGTCGCCCGCTTTCGTCTCGGCGGTCCAGGCCGCAGAAGGCGACGCGACGGCGGCGCGGGACGCCTATCTCTACGCCCTGCCGCTGATCGAGATGGCCACGACCCGCGCGCGGCTGCTCAAGAGCCCCGGCGCGGCGATCAACACCCTGACTCACACGCGAACCCTGTCGGACCACAAGGCCCGCTGGGTCACCACGCCCAACAACGATACGCTGTACTCCTCGGCCTTCCTGGACCTGACCAAGGGGCCGGCGACCCTGACCATCCCGCCCTTGGGCAAGCGCTACTATTCGGTGGCGGTGATGGACATGTTCACCAACAACAACGTTGTGCTGGGCACGCGAACCGTCGGCGGCGAGGGCGGAACCTTCACCCTGGTCGGCCCTGGCCAGGCGTCCACGGGGCCCAACCCCACGCGCATCGCCACGCCGCACGCCTGGCTTCTGATCCGCACCCTGACCGACGGGGGCGATGACCTGCCGGCCGCGCATAAGGCCCAGGACGGCTTCCTGCTCAAGGGCGCGACGCCGGGGCCTGTCGCCGCCTATGCGGCGCGCGACGCCAAGCCCGCCGACTATTTCGCGACCGCCCGGGCTCTGCTGGCCAGCGACCCCGCGCCGCCGACCGATCTGAAGATCCTGAAGCGCACCGCCGCCTTCCTGGGCGCCGGTCCGTTCGACGAAGCCGCCGCCGCCGGCGGCGTCGAGCAGGCGCGCATGATCACCATCTTCGCCCGGGGGCGGCAGACCTTCGTGAACGGCTGGTCGTATCCGCGCGCCAATCTCGGCGACTACGGCCAGGACTATCTCTATCGCGCCATCGTCGCCCTGCAGGGGCTGGGCGCTCTGCCAGTAGCCGAAGCCATGTACATGAAGGCCGCCGGCGACGACGGCTCGGGGACCTTCACGGGCGACGGGCCGTATCGCCTGACCATGCCGGCGCAACTGCCGCTGGACGGGTTCTGGTCGCTGTCGATGTATGAGGCCACTGCTGACGGCCAGTTCTTCTTCACCGACAACCCGCTGCATCGCTACACGATCGGTGACCGCACCCAAGGGCTCAAGCGCAACGCCGACGGGACGCTGGACCTGTGGATCGGGCGCACCGATCCGGGCGGCGACAAGACCGCCAACTGGCTGCCTGCGCCCCAGTCCGGCCCCTTCGCGCTTTACCTGCGGGCCTATCTGCCAAGACCCGAGATGCTGGACGGGCGTTTCCGCTTCCCGGCGGTGGTGAAGGCCTAG